A region from the Acyrthosiphon pisum isolate AL4f chromosome A1, pea_aphid_22Mar2018_4r6ur, whole genome shotgun sequence genome encodes:
- the LOC115033615 gene encoding uncharacterized protein LOC115033615: protein MVSSIMHNISEDTAVTLGNLSSIKRNIRNYRHRKFSDEPLNANFCLPEEWKTTMGAEPKPFLIFDNKQADSRILIFASNFALNILSCAETWFMDGTFKCSTTIFQQLYVIRGKYKNQISTCVYAFLPNKLKSTYITILQQVVINCLQTSNNPKPKYIVMDFEIGAISATKHVFGDSVQVKGCFFHLCQSMWRKIQHLGLSSVYKNNKNIRINCSMINALAFLPLNEVSSGMAYLYTIIPIELLLVAKYFDDIYVSGTSGTPMFSPILWNVFDVTLNGGDRTNNYCEGWNNYFNKLVGTSNPSFWLVLQCIQQDESTMRIESIRHEQPNNLTSRKKNKKYASLQYKLHETITSYVNKEITMDIFLNIIGKLL, encoded by the exons ATGGTTTCATCCATCATGCACAATATTTCTG AAGATACAGCGGTAACACTGGGAAATTTGTCTTCCATAAAACGTAACATACGAAATTACCGACATAGAAAATTTTCCGATGAACCgttaaatgcaaatttttgtCTTCCTGAAGAGTGGAAAACTACGATGGGTGCTGAACCTAagccatttttgatttttgataataaacaaGCTGATTcgcgaattttgatttttgccTCTAATTTcgctttaaatattttgtcttgCGCGGAAACTTGGTTTATGGATGGAACTTTCAAATGCTCAACTACTATATTCCAACAACTTTATGTTATACGAGgaaagtataaaaatcaaatatctaCTTGTGTGTATGCATTTTTGCctaataagttaaaaagtacGTATATCACTATTTTACAACAAGTTGTTATTAATTGTCTTCAAACTTCAAACAAtccaaaaccaaaatatatcgTGATGGATTTCGAAATAGGAGCTATAAGTGCTACTAAACATGTATTTGGTGATAGTGTGCAGGTTAAAGGATGTTTTTTTCACTTATGCCAGTCAATGTGGCGAAAAATACAACACCTAGGTCTAAGttctgtttataaaaataacaaaaatatcagaATAAATTGCAGTATGATTAATGCTTTAGCTTTTTTACCTCTCAATGAAGTATCCAGTGGAATGGCTTATTTGTACACAATAATTCCCATAGAACTATTGTTAGTggctaaatattttgatgacaTCTATGTCAGTGGTACTAGCGGTACCCCAATGTTTTCTCCAATTTTGTGGAATGTATTCGATGTCACATTGAACGGTGGTGATAGAACAAATAACTATTGCGAAGggtggaataattattttaataagcttgTAGGAACAAGCAACCCATCATTTTGGTTAGTTCTACAATGTATTCAACAAGATGAATCTACGATGCGAATTGAAAGTATACGGCATGAACaacctaataatttaacatctcgaaaaaaaaataaaaaatatgcttcCCTTCAATATAAACTTCATGAAACTATTACCAGTTACgtaaataaagaaattacaatggacatttttttaaatatcatagggaaactattgtga
- the LOC103307627 gene encoding uncharacterized protein LOC103307627 → MNGHRINKHYYCLVIFTFFCLNILQTNAGISTMLRDTGVIPAVPMTDLKETATDGPEMARIFYSAIGNFVEAVPVFPITFNVPDMVTAFGGLLSGMFNYITGNDSGGGSQPKDVFGAMLDIYRHIAVQEDIHDFEFMT, encoded by the exons ATGAACGGACACCGGATAAACAAACATTACTATTgt TTGGTGATTTTCACGTTCTTTTGCCTGAACATATTGCAAACGAATGCGGGAATTTCGACAATGTTGAGAGACACGGGAGTGATTCCGGCAGTACCGATGACAGATTTGAAAGAGACagc GACAGATGGACCAGAAATGGCTAGAATTTTCTACTCGGCAATCGGCAACTTTGTGGAAGCCGTTCCCGTTTTCCCGATCACGTTCAACGTACCCGACATGGTGACCGCTTTCGGTGGCTTGCTGTCGGGCATGTTCAATTACATTACCGGCAACGACAGCGGCGGAGGGTCACAACCCAAAGACGTCTTCGGAGCCATGCTCGACATCTATAGGCACATAGCCGTACAAGAAGACATTCATGATTTTGAGTTCATGACGTAA
- the LOC103310774 gene encoding peritrophin-55, which produces MKTANDIETELPGRLTTPRPKCPEVTTPKPNCPEVTTPKPNCSEATTAKPKCLEATTQKTPCPPKQILTASDSKPISGYGPTEAPPLNLVAQPALGSTVLYFYKQPTTLPPYNPPVYNPPAPAYYIPNTQLPYEETTRRPKPPILRLKQLLFPRLYAAFHPDD; this is translated from the exons ATGAAAAC CGCCAACGACATCGAAACCGAATTGCCAGGAAGAT TGACCACTCCAAGACCAAAGTGCCCAGAAGTCACTACTCCGAAACCAAATTGTCCAGAAGTGACCACTCCAAAGCCGAATTGTTCAGAAGCGACCACTGCTAAGCCTAAGTGCTTAGAAGCCACAACTCAAAAAACACCTTGTCctccaaaacaaattttaacagcAAGTGATTCTAAACCTATATCTGGATACGGACCTACTGAAGCTCCTCCACTGAACTTAGTAGCTCAGCCCGCTCTTGGTTCTACCGTTCTTTATTTTTACAAGCAACCCACAACATTACCACCCTATAACCCACCTGTTTATAATCCACCGGCTCCCGCATATTACATACCGAATACTCAGTTACCTTACGAAGAAACCACCCGAAGACCTAAGCCGCCCATCTTACGTTTAAAACAGTTACTATTCCCACGTCTATATGCAGCTTTTCATCCTGATGACTAA
- the LOC100168848 gene encoding uncharacterized protein LOC100168848, protein MGFTKFWILVVFVVCFEQSSIANHVNVLGKNNPGRSRPKKSVDAEIYVAIPPDNIKTGKQDGPPTLIRLDPNSPNKFKGKFPTPIERFIQRIQNYFSVYNPPEYLNDLRPGINNPGRRLWVPAVRIVEQYTNNTTM, encoded by the exons ATGGGCTTCACAAAATTTTGG ATTCTTGTGGTTTTCGTAGTGTGTTTCGAACAATCCAGCATCGCAAACCACGTCAATGTACTCGGCAAGAACAATCCTGGCAGATCAAG ACCAAAAAAATCGGTTGATGCTGAAATATATGTTGCAATTCCGCCGGATAACATTAAGACTGGCAAACAAGACGGCCCTCCGACGTTGATACGCTTGGATCCAAATTCTCCTAATAAGTTCAAGGGCAAGTTTCCGACACCAATCGAACGTTTTATACAACGCATACAAAACTATTTTTCCGTATATAATCCACCAGAGTACTTGAATGACTTGAGACCCGGTATCAATAATCCCGGAAGACGATTATGGGTACCAGCCGTTAGAATCGTCGaacaatacacaaataatacTACCATGTAA